In one window of Leptidea sinapis chromosome 31, ilLepSina1.1, whole genome shotgun sequence DNA:
- the LOC126974117 gene encoding uncharacterized protein LOC126974117, translating into MSKYDAWQRTRTVRSPHDEHGGSSRDEYSGRRARSSRGHGTPSIGASRRRSRSISPRRTHVSRSDFNDSTTELLLTKLIESISNNRPEGNKFPMLGNVIPEFGPMIKGQTINSWLSKVEECARLYKWGEDQIIHYALPKLSSVAKSWYQTLPSMSFSWPEWKVKLLKSFPHSDDYAELLTEMLSRKAKYNDSLELYYYDKINLLNRCEIKGKRAVDCLLYGIEDRSLRLGAKAAKCTEPEQVLENFQSIKQQPRDSEIRLKTSNDKKPTVTNVNLNQTTHSKVSRLRENTGPVVCYNCNETGHYSFRCTKKILKCNICNKLDIYQLIVRNYQLMIIISQIPPKNNEQGFIKTRLHSYLHG; encoded by the coding sequence ATGTCGAAGTACGACGCGTGGCAACGGACACGTACAGTCCGTTCACCGCATGACGAACATGGTGGCAGTTCACGCGATGAATATTCTGGACGACGTGCGAGGTCATCGAGGGGCCATGGTACACCGAGTATCGGCGCGAGCAGACGGCGATCCAGAAGCATTTCACCGAGACGTACACACGTGAGTCGTTCCGATTTTAATGATAGTACTACGGagttattattgacaaaattgatTGAATCTATTTCTAATAACCGTCCGGAAGGAAATAAATTCCCCATGTTAGGAAATGTTATTCCAGAGTTTGGTCCCATGATCAAAGGCCAAACTATTAATTCTTGGCTTAGCAAAGTGGAGGAATGTGCACGATTATATAAGTGGGGTGAAGATCAGATAATTCACTATGCACTTCCTAAACTGAGTAGCGTAGCAAAATCATGGTATCAAACACTGCCGTCAATGTCGTTTTCATGGCCTGAGTGGAAAGTTAAACTGTTAAAATCCTTTCCGCATAGTGATGATTACGCTGAATTGTTGACTGAGATGTTATCCCGAAAAGCTAAATATAATGATTCTTTggaactatattattatgataaaataaacctTTTGAACCGTTGCGAGATAAAAGGAAAACGTGCAGTGGACTGCTTACTATACGGCATAGAAGATCGATCATTGAGGTTAGGAGCTAAAGCTGCGAAATGTACAGAGCCAGAACAAGTATTGGAAAATTTTCAATCGATCAAACAACAACCACGAGATTCGGAAATCAGGTTAAAGACCTCTAATGACAAGAAACCTACCGTTACAAATGTTAATTTGAATCAAACGACACATTCGAAAGTTAGCCGTCTGCGCGAAAATACAGGACCCGTAGTTTGTTACAACTGTAATGAAACTGGCCATTATAGTTTCAGATGTACTaagaaaatactcaaatgtaatatttgtaataaattagaCATTTATCAACTAATTGTTCGAAATTACCagctaatgataataataagtcaGATTCCTCCAAAGAACAATGAACAAGGTTTTATCAAAACTCGACTACACTCTTATTTACATGGATGA